One stretch of Desulfocurvus vexinensis DSM 17965 DNA includes these proteins:
- a CDS encoding flagellar protein FlgN, translating into MLDRLMENVGRQEKGLMVLLGLLEEEFSLLTGRDPKAVTGCEFSIQELLRQLAAERVALRGHVRALDPGARTLKDLRQTLGEAGVPLDEAMARVDALEQRCAVQAEKNSHLALALAEQSRNMLDFMHKQIQPKGNATYSQRGRVSSSHPEAALFRGRS; encoded by the coding sequence ATGCTCGATAGGCTCATGGAGAACGTGGGGCGACAGGAAAAGGGGCTGATGGTGCTCCTCGGTCTGCTTGAGGAAGAATTTTCCCTGCTGACCGGGCGCGACCCCAAGGCCGTGACGGGCTGCGAGTTCTCCATCCAGGAGCTTTTGCGCCAGCTGGCCGCCGAGCGCGTGGCCCTGCGCGGCCATGTCAGGGCCCTGGACCCCGGCGCACGGACCCTGAAGGACCTGCGCCAGACCCTGGGCGAGGCCGGGGTGCCCCTGGACGAGGCCATGGCCCGCGTGGACGCCCTGGAGCAGCGCTGCGCCGTGCAGGCCGAGAAGAACTCCCACCTGGCCCTGGCCCTGGCCGAGCAGAGCCGCAACATGCTCGACTTCATGCACAAGCAGATCCAGCCCAAGGGCAACGCAACGTATTCGCAGCGGGGCCGCGTGTCCTCCAGCCACCCCGAGGCCGCCCTGTTCCGCGGGAGATCGTAG
- the flgK gene encoding flagellar hook-associated protein FlgK: protein MAGLNTILDIGKGALFASQTAISVAGNNIANVNTPGYARQAVRLEEQYAINTTPGQIGTGVKTVEVFRYFNSFVEQQYVDKVSSERRWDAVYQNMRALDSLFNESQTAGINASIAQFWQDWQDLATHPELNASREALLGNSQTLLSAIHTVAEDMRRMQVQMDEFIAQEVDAANDIIKQIAEINLQIQTSDVPGQNNANSLYDRRDQLVREMAGYLDVSYVDNGGGNFTVMTKAGHVLVDGVETFRLAFENAKTSQELTSTSTFDGDVYFEGGDDFEYKLEVIQAGDVALGGSAAQFRVSLDGGKTWMTDDQGNELHFAARPDEGRMRIGDLSIWFGDKADATADPTGNMVVGDSFTIVPKKGLYWYKTTSTAMNITPQQYANGADNTRRLTGGSLAGYFQFRDENIGSYVDKLDGFAKSFIWEVNRLHSQGAGTQNHTNIIGSYSVDSTTAPLGSNSSGLVWADRLEQGNMQLFFYDASSGALASGASFGALDFGGGAMFDPSVHSLQDVRDAVNGTWGTFVTASIVNNRLQLSANSGYEFAFGTDTSGLAAALGMNTFFEGTTALDMELTTMVKSDLDFIASGHVNGAGEINVGDNTAAKAIAELKDKAVLINVHTERPTSQTLAKYFNSIVTTVGGDTSSAKFNYQYNAALAADLESRQQETAGVSLDEEMSNLIKFQHSYTAAAKLISAADRMLQTLLAIKN, encoded by the coding sequence ATGGCCGGGCTGAACACCATCCTCGACATCGGCAAGGGGGCGCTGTTCGCCTCGCAGACGGCCATCAGCGTCGCGGGCAACAACATCGCCAACGTCAACACGCCCGGCTATGCGCGCCAGGCCGTGCGCCTCGAGGAACAGTACGCCATCAACACCACCCCGGGCCAGATCGGCACCGGGGTCAAGACCGTCGAGGTCTTCCGCTATTTCAACTCCTTCGTGGAGCAGCAGTACGTGGACAAGGTGTCCAGCGAGCGCCGCTGGGACGCCGTCTACCAGAACATGCGCGCCCTGGACAGCCTGTTCAACGAAAGCCAGACCGCAGGCATCAACGCCTCCATCGCCCAGTTCTGGCAGGACTGGCAGGACCTGGCCACCCACCCCGAGCTCAACGCCTCGCGCGAGGCGCTTCTGGGCAACTCCCAGACCCTGCTCTCGGCCATCCATACCGTGGCCGAGGACATGCGCCGCATGCAGGTCCAGATGGACGAGTTCATCGCCCAGGAGGTGGACGCGGCCAACGACATCATCAAGCAGATCGCCGAGATCAACCTCCAGATCCAGACCTCCGACGTGCCCGGGCAGAACAACGCCAACAGCCTCTACGACCGGCGCGACCAGCTCGTGCGCGAGATGGCGGGCTACCTCGACGTGAGCTACGTGGACAACGGCGGCGGCAACTTCACGGTCATGACCAAGGCCGGGCACGTGCTGGTGGACGGCGTGGAGACCTTCCGCCTGGCCTTCGAGAACGCCAAGACCTCCCAGGAGCTGACCAGCACCTCGACCTTCGACGGCGACGTCTATTTCGAGGGCGGCGACGATTTCGAGTACAAGCTGGAAGTCATCCAGGCCGGCGACGTGGCCCTGGGCGGCTCGGCGGCGCAGTTCCGCGTGTCGCTGGACGGCGGCAAGACCTGGATGACCGACGACCAGGGCAACGAGCTGCACTTCGCCGCGCGCCCTGACGAGGGGCGGATGCGCATCGGCGACCTGAGCATCTGGTTCGGCGACAAGGCCGACGCCACCGCCGACCCCACCGGGAACATGGTCGTGGGCGACAGCTTCACCATCGTGCCCAAGAAGGGCCTGTACTGGTACAAGACGACCTCCACGGCCATGAACATCACCCCGCAGCAGTACGCCAACGGGGCCGACAACACCCGCCGCCTCACCGGCGGCAGCCTGGCGGGCTATTTCCAGTTCCGCGACGAGAACATCGGCAGCTACGTGGACAAGCTCGACGGCTTCGCCAAGTCGTTCATCTGGGAGGTCAACCGCCTGCACAGCCAGGGCGCGGGCACCCAGAACCACACCAATATCATCGGCTCCTACTCCGTGGACTCGACCACCGCGCCCCTGGGCAGCAACAGCTCCGGCCTGGTGTGGGCCGACCGCCTGGAGCAGGGCAACATGCAGCTGTTCTTCTACGACGCCAGCAGCGGGGCCCTGGCCTCGGGGGCGTCCTTCGGCGCGCTGGACTTCGGCGGCGGGGCCATGTTCGACCCCTCGGTGCACTCCCTGCAGGACGTGCGCGACGCCGTCAACGGTACCTGGGGCACCTTCGTCACCGCCAGCATCGTCAACAACCGCCTGCAACTGTCGGCCAACAGCGGCTACGAGTTCGCCTTCGGCACGGACACCTCGGGCCTGGCGGCGGCGCTGGGCATGAACACGTTCTTCGAGGGCACCACGGCCCTGGATATGGAACTGACCACCATGGTCAAGTCCGACCTGGACTTCATCGCCTCGGGCCACGTCAACGGCGCGGGCGAGATCAACGTGGGCGACAACACGGCGGCCAAGGCCATCGCCGAGCTCAAGGACAAGGCCGTGCTCATCAACGTCCACACCGAGAGGCCCACCAGCCAGACCCTGGCCAAGTATTTCAACAGTATCGTGACCACCGTGGGCGGCGACACCTCCTCGGCCAAGTTCAACTACCAGTACAATGCGGCCCTGGCTGCGGACCTGGAGTCGCGCCAGCAGGAGACGGCGGGCGTGAGCCTGGACGAGGAGATGAGCAACCTCATCAAGTTCCAGCATTCCTACACGGCGGCGGCCAAGCTCATCTCGGCGGCGGACCGCATGCTCCAGACGCTTCTGGCCATCAAGAACTAG